A stretch of Aureispira sp. CCB-E DNA encodes these proteins:
- a CDS encoding lipase family protein has product MRIVYFIFFLLNSFLLMAQSSTPILVSYELVTTYTKEALQQKWKEQGVPQAVAPVRYSIDVYEIIYRTKWHDGSTIQASGLYFVPIDTTKEERMPMVCYHHGTQIKRDRKVRLGGEQAICVGFAADGYLVARPDYIGLGKGEKKHLYHHVPTQSGASMDLLRAIKELNPRIGVVQNDLLFATGYSQGGHATMGFHKTVQEAYSDEFKITASAPMSGAYDLAGVQEETMFKEYSHPGYLPYLFFSFQEVYGFYENISEIFKAPYDTILPPLYKGKHSMGYINRLIPSVPKDVIRPEVVEQYLANDDFPFKKALRENSVHDWKPEQPVLLCYCQADEQVSYKNSLVAYEQMKANGSELVRIKHVNKHLGHNDCAMFAVMHTKMFFDSFRKGSKKGNAGPLTKRFLIGIGKSSVAKKAKKRRRLRAKALATQE; this is encoded by the coding sequence ATGCGAATTGTATACTTCATATTCTTTCTTTTGAATAGCTTTTTGTTGATGGCTCAATCTTCGACACCAATTCTTGTTAGTTACGAACTAGTAACAACTTACACAAAGGAGGCTTTGCAGCAAAAATGGAAAGAACAAGGAGTGCCACAAGCAGTTGCCCCTGTTCGCTATAGCATAGATGTTTATGAAATTATCTATAGAACAAAGTGGCATGATGGCAGTACCATCCAAGCTTCTGGTTTGTATTTTGTGCCAATAGATACTACAAAAGAGGAGCGTATGCCTATGGTTTGTTATCATCATGGTACGCAAATTAAAAGAGACCGAAAGGTGCGATTGGGAGGGGAACAAGCTATCTGTGTTGGATTTGCAGCGGATGGCTATTTAGTTGCTCGTCCTGACTACATCGGTTTAGGTAAAGGAGAGAAGAAGCACTTATACCATCATGTGCCAACCCAAAGCGGTGCTTCTATGGATTTGCTTCGAGCAATAAAAGAGCTAAATCCTAGAATTGGTGTTGTGCAAAATGATTTATTGTTTGCAACAGGATATTCTCAAGGAGGCCATGCTACCATGGGATTTCATAAAACGGTGCAAGAAGCTTATAGCGATGAGTTTAAAATTACAGCTTCAGCTCCTATGTCGGGGGCATATGACTTGGCTGGTGTACAAGAAGAAACTATGTTCAAAGAGTATTCACATCCTGGTTATCTGCCTTATTTGTTCTTTTCCTTTCAGGAAGTGTATGGTTTTTATGAGAATATTTCGGAAATTTTTAAAGCGCCATATGATACAATTTTACCGCCTTTATACAAGGGAAAACATTCCATGGGATATATTAATCGATTGATTCCTAGTGTCCCTAAGGATGTAATTCGCCCTGAAGTTGTAGAGCAATATTTAGCAAACGATGATTTCCCATTTAAAAAAGCATTAAGAGAAAATAGCGTACACGACTGGAAACCAGAACAGCCTGTATTACTTTGTTACTGCCAAGCAGATGAACAGGTAAGTTATAAAAATTCTTTGGTGGCTTATGAACAAATGAAGGCTAATGGTAGTGAATTGGTGCGTATCAAGCATGTTAACAAGCATCTTGGGCACAACGATTGTGCTATGTTTGCGGTCATGCATACCAAAATGTTTTTTGATAGTTTCCGAAAGGGAAGCAAAAAGGGAAATGCGGGACCTTTGACAAAACGTTTTTTAATTGGAATAGGAAAGTCTAGCGTTGCTAAAAAAGCCAAAAAACGTCGTAGATTAAGAGCAAAAGCTTTGGCTACTCAAGAGTGA
- a CDS encoding M23 family metallopeptidase: MKKLAILAFSLSIILCVLSCEKESLQKSPVNQEILHLKSSQLDRTVNNIIDSMSRHTSRSSLTPYRGPFNDKIVKDPGFRYVWIITDNGSLSSPPKVRLYGPNHQTYYATMIRHSNGNMWYWYSSLPLAGHWYWRYVSNNNQDLFGWSSYVDNTKVRINTNGISHLLWPFGEEDGSSWSDQKLWTMDCGHGCYAHTGNHYYSQDWNWNWLHGGTSADNGRILQSPVDGRVENISTYSTSYGTAYQIIVRQDYGSSYVRFMYGHIQSQPLVQRNDYVSAGQPIAKLGGTGAQSPHAHCMLLKSNGSSTEFLFDK, encoded by the coding sequence ATGAAAAAGTTAGCAATTTTAGCATTCAGTTTATCTATTATTCTTTGTGTTCTTTCTTGTGAAAAAGAGTCCTTGCAAAAGAGCCCAGTTAATCAGGAGATTCTACACTTAAAAAGTAGTCAATTAGATCGAACCGTCAACAATATCATTGACTCTATGTCACGGCACACATCAAGAAGTTCTCTCACTCCATATCGAGGTCCTTTTAATGACAAAATTGTCAAAGACCCTGGATTTAGATATGTTTGGATTATTACAGACAATGGTAGTTTATCTTCGCCCCCTAAAGTTCGTCTTTATGGTCCTAATCACCAAACTTACTATGCAACTATGATCAGACATAGTAATGGCAATATGTGGTACTGGTATAGCTCGTTACCATTAGCAGGGCATTGGTACTGGCGATATGTCAGTAATAACAATCAAGATTTATTTGGATGGAGTTCTTATGTGGATAATACAAAAGTAAGAATTAATACCAATGGAATTAGTCACCTTCTATGGCCATTTGGCGAAGAAGATGGGTCTTCTTGGAGTGATCAAAAACTATGGACGATGGATTGTGGGCATGGTTGTTATGCACATACAGGAAATCATTATTATAGTCAAGATTGGAATTGGAATTGGCTTCATGGTGGTACTTCTGCTGATAATGGAAGAATACTACAATCGCCTGTCGATGGAAGAGTAGAAAACATTAGCACTTATTCTACAAGCTATGGAACGGCTTATCAAATTATTGTTCGACAAGACTACGGTAGTTCTTATGTGAGATTTATGTATGGTCACATTCAGTCGCAACCATTGGTACAAAGAAATGATTATGTATCTGCGGGGCAACCAATCGCAAAACTAGGCGGCACAGGTGCTCAATCGCCTCATGCTCATTGTATGTTATTAAAATCGAATGGATCTAGCACAGAGTTTTTGTTTGACAAGTAG